A window of Takifugu rubripes unplaced genomic scaffold, fTakRub1.2, whole genome shotgun sequence contains these coding sequences:
- the LOC115248288 gene encoding NEDD4-like E3 ubiquitin-protein ligase WWP1 → MATASPRAESGQNHRGTVGSSTPLLWDRNVEAEELIVRLCSPVSCAKIKRKKSLFGTAVYVEVTAEGESRRTAKSHSSSSPKWEERLTLGERERGVEAERGAEGSAGLCRGAHGLPGRPHCRGAPPPPRTNGSAANAANKVQQNGDTVHENGDSSPSKAANSSANGVDLHPRSASCSASNGVDAQVPSTSCSPALSHVLNGDAEETSSPAHQPSDSDTDSKTADGESCDAAVGAPTSTTDDVTCAEDQRADGRQDASVADADAAPSSSAQTLPASSQAAASSSAAKPSDGATGAASFKAPSSSAQGSGTNPASSSSSSSSPALGEVNASGGGCESSSSSTPVPTEGAKPRQQQAPSSGASDPLPPGWEQRKDPHGRTYYVDHNTRTTTWERPQPLPPG, encoded by the exons ATGGCCACGGCCTCCCCCAGAGCCGAGTCGGGCCAGAACCACAGAGGGACGGTCGGCAGCTCCACGCCGTTG TTATGGGACAGAAATGTGGAGGCGGAGGAGCTGATTGTACGTCTCTGTTCTCCAGTGTCCTGTGCCAAaatcaaaaggaagaaaagcctGTTCGGGACGGCCGTGTACGTGGAGGTGACGGCGGAGGGAGAGTCGCGCCGCACAGCAAAGTCCCACAGCTCGTCCAGCCCAAAGTGGGAGGAGAGGCTGACTCT TGGAGAACGTGAAAGAGGTGTTGAAGCTGAGCGCGGAGCAGAAGGGAGCGCTGGTCTCTGTCGGGGAGCTCACGGTCTACCTGGACGGCCCCACTGTcggggagcccccccccccccacggactAACGGCAGTGCAGCAAACGCAGCAAACA AAGTGCAACAGAATGGTGACACCGTCCATGAAAATGGAGACTCTTCTCCTTCAAAGGCTGCCAACAG ctcagccaATGGTGTAGATCTGCACCCGAGGTCAGCTTCCTGCTCCGCCTCCAACGGTGTGGACGCTCAGGTGccttccacttcctgcagcCCCGCCCTCAGTCACGTCCTCAACGGAGACGCTGAGGAGACGTCCAGCCCAGCCCACCAGCCGTCTGACAGCGACACCGACAGTAAGACGG CTGACGGGGAGTCCTGTGACGCTGCTGTGGGTGCACCGACATCCACGACAGATGACGTGACGTGTGCTGAGGACCAGCGCGCGGACGGCCGCCAGGACGCGTCCGTGGCGGACGCCGACGCGGCGCCGTCCAGCTCAGCTCAAACCCTTCCAGCCTCCTCAcaagctgcagcctcctcttctgctgctaaGCCTTCTGATGGTGCCACTGGGGCAGCTTCCTTTAAAGCCCCATCCTCATCAGCACAGGGGAGCGGCACCAACCcagcctcttcatcctcatcctcttcctcccctgcgTTAGGGGAGGTGAACGCGTCAGGAGGTGGCTGtgagagcagtagcagcagcaccccTGTACCTACAGAAGGAGCCAAGCCCAGGCAACAACAAGCTCCCAGTTCTGGAGCCTCTGACCCTCTACCGCCTGG GTGGGAGCAGAGAAAAGACCCACATGGGAGGACATACTACGTAGACCACAACACGAGGACTACTACCTGGGAGAGACCACAGCCCCTACCCCCTGG